The sequence AATCCTTTGTGTGTCTGGTTCCCTTTCTTTTTGCTGTAATTCTTCCCCTTAAAAAGTTGACATGCTTAGTCTGCCAGTTTAATAGCTCTTTGTTTTTTTACACTGTTTTTTAAGGTTTCAGACTCAGAAGTTTGCTAGGTGCATGTATCCACACTTTATacctaattataattattcacaataattattttgctacAGATATGATGATGTAACTCATCACACACACGTTCTGTCACATGCAGGCAAGGTCCAAACTATACGGAGAGCACATACAAGCACAAGATGTAGGTGCAGGAGGGAAAGCCAGCTGACACATcctcttctatataattataccattgaGAGGTAGCCACCAGACCAACTGTTAGCCGCTCCAAACGATACCGGTGCACCAATTTAACAAGACGGAGGGCCAAGTAATCCACTTGGGCAAAGCTCCATCCACTCCATCAATAGCGCTAGCCTGAAACAGTACAATACCGACCAGCTACATGCAATGGATAGATGTGAGGTCGGGGAGAGTGTACAAAGTGTGATCAGTAGTCGTGAGAGCAATGGAGATTACATTGATTTCAGTGGATCCGTTGCTCTTGGTTTTGCCACCTGTGCGCATGCACGGGGTGAATGCTAACATCTTATTTACTACCTAAATCATTTTGCTGTAGGGGTGATACTGATACAGTGAATATAGAGATGAGAACTGATCATGACTGGTCGTACTGTAATGGAGGTGGTGACTAGCTGAGTTTGTGTTGTTTATGTAATCAATTATGGAATCTGAAGAATTTTCATTGGTTGAACGTGTTTAAGTTTCAACAGTCATAACTTTTGCTTTGATGATCGATAAttattctgaaagcttagaaagagaccatTCACCATAATTTGGTTTTTTTCGCCCTTGGACCATGAGTTATTCACTTAAAGATGTTTTTCTGTTgcaattggatccacggaactCAAGTTTATATGGCAACTGAAAGAGTTCCGGAGCCATTAATTACACGAGGGGCAGTTGTGTACTTCTCCAGTGAAGCAGTATAGGAAATCTACTGATGACATTGCTTAAATAAAACTATAGTCATTATTATACCTGCATACATTATTGCTGAATATAAACATTATTGTGTTACAAGAACAACAAACTTGGGGATGATGAAAACAAGTGATCAGTACAAGAGTAGACTGTGAATTACTTAGCAACAAGTGAGCTAGCTTTTGTGAATGTTCAGAGTCAGTTGAAGGTAGAGAGGCTTAGCTGAGAGCAGCGACAACTTCTTGCGATGGAAATCAGTTGGTTTTTTGTAACTGCATCGAAAAATGAAATATTTAATTACAATTATAACCGTACAATTCTTAGCAACCCATAAAAACTTTATCATTTTTATAATGTGTATGCACATTGTAATGCTAAAGGCTCACATTTCCAGAGCAGCCTTGCCAGGTTTGATTTCGTCCATTTCCATGAAAGAGAAGCACTTGGTACTGACTCTCTTCTTGTTCGGCTTGTAATGCTTGAACTCAAAGAAGATGGCCGCTCCCTCCGGCAGCTCCTCTAGTGGTGATCGTATCAACACTGACACACCAAACTGGATGTGGGAGCCCTCTTTCTGATTGGCTAGCGGAGTGTCCTGGGACACCTCTATGTCATCGCCATGGAAATCTGAAGAACAAAGAGTGGGTTTCAGATTTAAAGCGACAAATCGATCAGTTGTAGAATGTAAATAATTTATATTGTAtatgtaaaattaatataattattgtatatcacCATTGCTAACACTACCAGGccaatagctacatgtacagtggcaTAGCCACTACGACCAAGTTGTTCTTTGTGTGATATGGCTTAGGTTGTCTCACTTTTAACACTGACACTGATGTAAGGGTCGAGGTAGTATTGAGGATCTTTGATACCAAACTTGTCAATGGAGATGGTGAGGTAGTTGAGACCGGGTAGCATATCACGACTTGTTATCAGACTGCCAGCTGCAAAACAAACACCATGGTTACACAACATACACACTAAACATCTATGTACACCATGATTAGTGTGTATGTTATTGATAGCTTTCAGTTCTCTACTCTTGATTGTAGCTATACACAGATATATACAAGCATTGGTAAGCAGTTCCAACAGCAAATGAAAACGTTATATTGCTTATCTTCCAAATGTAGTTATACAAACAATAGCAAAGATAAGAAAATCCCACAAGGATTATAGACAGACATTTGCTCAGGGCCGGTGGACCTTCAGCGAGTACTGGAGGCCCATCCTCCTTGCTTGCCACGCCCCCTTCTGCAGGAGGTATAATATCGCTGAGATCTGCCTCCATATCCGACACACTCACTGATCTCTCTCCGAGGCCCTGCAGAGCTGAGGGCATGGAGGGAATTATTGTACAATCACATAAAATATACAATGAGTTCACTACAATCATTATTTATATCTGCACAGCAGATGTTGCATATCAACAAATGTAAGAAGCTGGCAACACACTCTTGAGTAGGAAACACACTCTTGAGTAGGTATTATTCGGTAGCAGACAATATAAACTATCACCTACCTGTTATGATTCGGTTGATGCAAGTGTAAGTGGAGGCACTGGAATCTTGCACTGAAGAGAGGTCTTGAAGACTCCTCCCCCTCTGTTGCAGAGCAGCTGCAATCCTCCACAACAAGAGCTATGATGGAGAGATGGTGACCTAGTAGTACCTCATGATGACGATGATGGGACTTACCTTCTCTTTGTGGGAGAACACGTCGGATTCTGGTGTAGACAATTGCTCTAGTTTGTGCGAAGCTCTGTATATTAAAAAACACGCACATAATTAACTACAGAGCACTGTTAATAgcgttcaataatattattatgaacaATGGCTTCAATAAatataataacaataataataattaaacaCACCAGAATaaaggtgtacatgtatgtacaggtaTGTAAAAGATTATGTATAGACAATCAGCAGTgctagtgcagtgcagtgagTCACAGCagatattattatattattctACTCAGTTCTCAACATTCATTGCATTGGCACTACTGACATTAGACTTAGTAAGTAATGCTATGGCCTGTGTCTCACTTGACGAGTTCCTCAGATGCCTCCAGAACCATCCCCCATTGCTCCAGCTCAGAGCAGCGCTGCAGAATGCTCACCAACTCAAGCACAGTCTTTTTCAACTCACACATCTCTGCAAGTAAGGAGGCGGGGCTCCAGAGCAAAAATGTGGGCGGGGCTAAACTTAACCGCACACGTGGATTTTTTATAGAAGAGAGAACAAAGCAAAGCATCATGGCGGAGGAAGTTAGTCAGAGTACAGGGGTAGAGGAGGTAAAGACAGGCGATGAAGAGCAAGTGGTGACACCGTGGGTGGCCCATGCTGGCACGGGGGATAAGGGCATCGACTATGAGAAACTGATCAGTGAGTTTCAATGCATAATTGTATGATTGCATCATCTGTTTACCCTGGCCCTAATGTTGTGTTATCATCGTAGGACAGTTTGGGAGTCAAAGGATCAATGACGAACTCCTGCAGAAAATTGAGGCTGTCACGAAGAAGAAACCTCACCACTTCCTCCGAAGAGGCATATTCTTCTCACACAGGTTGGTCTTTACTAGTATATTGTAGGACATTACTGACTGATtgactgtgttgtgtgttcaCACAGAGACGTGGAGGGTATACTGGATGCATATGCTAACAACAAGCCGTTCTACCTGTACACTGGTCGAGGGCCGTCCTCTGAGTCCATGCATTTGGGCCACCTCATCCCCTTCATGTTCACAAAGTAAGACACCAATCCTCCCCccatctccacacacacacttccacacccctcacactttacacacccacacaggtaCCTCCAGGATGTGTTTGACGTGCCTCTTGTGGTCCAGATGACGGACGATGAGAAGTTCCTCTGGAAGGACCTCACTGTAGAGGAGGCAAACAGACTAGCCTTTGAGAATGCCAAGGACATCATTGCCTGCGGGTTCGACATTAAGAAGACCTTCATTTTCTCTGATATAGAGTACATAAGGTGGGTACATTGTCCCGTAATTTAGATGGCCACACGacatagaataataataataatatgacTACAGTGCATAGTTGGACTGTGAGAGTCTTTTGTTGGGTCTATTTTGTGAAGGCGTGTTAGGAATTTATTTCAGCAGGTTTTAAAACAATCTCTCTGCAGTTCTGAGCCCAACTTTTACAAGAACATCCTCCGAGCACAGAAGTGTGTCACCACTAACCAAGCCAAGGGCATCTTTGGTTTCCAAGACACTGACTGCATCGGCAAGATCAGCTTTCCTGCCATCCAAGCTGTTCCAGCTTTCAGCACCACCTTTCCCAAGATATTCGGCAGCAAGAAAGATGTCCAATGTCTCATCCCCTGCGCCATTGACCAGGTTAGTACTTGTTAGTACTCAGGTGCATTCTCTATATTTATACTAGGTGTGTGTATGCCTGCCTGCAGGAATCACCACTTGGGCTACAGTGTGCTCTCTAGCTAGTATAGTTATAACCAAGAGTTGTTATAACTTCCTGTGATTAAGTACCTTCACTGTCACTCACAATGTTTGCTCCTCCTCAGGATCCATACTTTAGAATGACGCGTGATATAGCTCCCAGACTTGGTTTTCACAAGCCGGCCATCATCCACTCCTCGTTCTTTCCTGCCCTCCAAGGTCCGCAGTCCAAGATGTCCGCCTCTGACCCCACCTCCTCCATCTTCCTAGTCGACTCCATGAATGACATAAAACAAAAGGTTGGCATAGCAATAGTGACGTTAATTTTTGCTTTATTCCTTGTCTTTCCAGATCAACAAGTATGCCTTCTCTGGTGGGCGTGACACTAAGGAGGAGCACGAGCGACTGGGGGGGAACACGGACATTGACGTCTCCTATCAGTACCTGACCTTCTTCCTTGAGGACGATGAGAAACTGGCCCACATCAAACAGGTCCATACCTCAGAATGTATACTCTACAGTCGGGGACGATTGTGCTGTGTCCCTTGCTTGTAGAGACGTATCTTTGGAACTACTATACACATTTCAAGAGCCTTTACTAGCTAACTAACTCAcgataataaaattatattgagtACATTATTGaagcccctcccc is a genomic window of Halichondria panicea chromosome 15, odHalPani1.1, whole genome shotgun sequence containing:
- the LOC135348671 gene encoding axin interactor, dorsalization-associated protein-like codes for the protein MLCNHGVCFAAGSLITSRDMLPGLNYLTISIDKFGIKDPQYYLDPYISVSVKNFHGDDIEVSQDTPLANQKEGSHIQFGVSVLIRSPLEELPEGAAIFFEFKHYKPNKKRVSTKCFSFMEMDEIKPGKAALEIYKKPTDFHRKKLSLLSAKPLYLQLTLNIHKS
- the LOC135348664 gene encoding tryptophan--tRNA ligase, cytoplasmic-like, producing MLWPVSHLTSSSDASRTIPHCSSSEQRCRMLTNSSTVFFNSHISASKEAGLQSKNVGGAKLNRTRGFFIEERTKQSIMAEEVSQSTGVEEVKTGDEEQVVTPWVAHAGTGDKGIDYEKLIRQFGSQRINDELLQKIEAVTKKKPHHFLRRGIFFSHRDVEGILDAYANNKPFYLYTGRGPSSESMHLGHLIPFMFTKYLQDVFDVPLVVQMTDDEKFLWKDLTVEEANRLAFENAKDIIACGFDIKKTFIFSDIEYISSEPNFYKNILRAQKCVTTNQAKGIFGFQDTDCIGKISFPAIQAVPAFSTTFPKIFGSKKDVQCLIPCAIDQDPYFRMTRDIAPRLGFHKPAIIHSSFFPALQGPQSKMSASDPTSSIFLVDSMNDIKQKINKYAFSGGRDTKEEHERLGGNTDIDVSYQYLTFFLEDDEKLAHIKQEYEAGRLLSGHLKKELISVLQAMVTEHQERRKTVTDDMVRTFMTQRPLNFKLAS